From Pseudothermotoga thermarum DSM 5069, a single genomic window includes:
- a CDS encoding flagellar FlbD family protein: protein MIWLTNLRGKPFVLNAEMIETIEALPDTTITLFNGRKYIVRETVEEVISKVIEYKRQAYPVLDILKYLPRQ, encoded by the coding sequence ATGATTTGGCTTACCAACCTTCGTGGTAAGCCCTTTGTGCTGAATGCTGAAATGATAGAAACAATCGAAGCTTTGCCGGATACAACTATCACACTTTTTAACGGAAGAAAGTACATAGTTCGCGAAACTGTCGAAGAGGTTATTTCAAAGGTGATAGAATACAAAAGACAGGCATATCCTGTTCTTGATATCTTGAAATATCTTCCAAGACAGTAG
- a CDS encoding motility protein A — protein MDISTVLGVLMAFGMILFGIISNRASLGIYYNLPSLFITVGGAIASTIASHPREKSFKIFKIMMSTFKELKVDNIGLIRTLVSFSEKARREGLLSLEEHLNEIEDPFMKKALQLVIDGTDPDLLKNMMETEMDLIEEDFAAEKALLDSAGAFAPAYGMIGTLIGLIAMLKTLNNPETLGPGMSVALITTFYGSLLSNAVFLPMAEKIGRRAAKILRQKQMILEGVLSIQAGENPRVLEEKLKSFLTNEEKQAYELAIQEART, from the coding sequence ATGGATATTTCAACAGTGTTAGGAGTTCTAATGGCTTTTGGAATGATACTGTTTGGGATCATTTCAAACAGAGCTTCCTTAGGGATCTACTACAACTTGCCATCTTTGTTCATAACAGTTGGTGGTGCTATAGCTTCGACGATAGCTTCGCACCCACGTGAAAAGAGCTTCAAGATATTCAAAATTATGATGTCGACTTTCAAAGAGTTAAAAGTTGACAATATAGGCCTTATAAGAACTCTTGTTTCTTTCTCGGAAAAAGCAAGAAGGGAAGGTTTGCTTTCTTTGGAAGAACATTTGAATGAAATAGAAGATCCATTCATGAAAAAAGCTTTACAACTAGTAATAGACGGAACCGATCCAGATCTTTTGAAGAACATGATGGAAACTGAGATGGATTTAATCGAGGAAGATTTTGCAGCCGAGAAAGCCTTGCTTGATTCAGCAGGAGCTTTTGCACCTGCCTACGGAATGATAGGAACCTTGATAGGTCTAATAGCAATGCTGAAAACCCTTAACAATCCAGAAACCCTTGGGCCAGGAATGTCCGTTGCTTTGATAACCACCTTTTATGGTTCGCTTCTTTCAAACGCGGTGTTCTTACCGATGGCTGAAAAAATAGGAAGAAGGGCCGCAAAGATATTGAGGCAAAAGCAAATGATTCTTGAAGGAGTTTTGTCAATTCAAGCAGGAGAAAATCCAAGGGTTTTGGAAGAAAAGTTGAAATCGTTTTTAACAAATGAGGAAAAACAGGCTTATGAATTGGCTATTCAGGAGGCACGTACTTAA
- a CDS encoding flagellar motor protein MotB, translating into MPRKKKAMEAPKANWLTTYSDMVTLLLTFFVLLFAMSTISPGKFQQIVVGLRTALTGMPPSVLTGGKSMAEEPLVTSRRGVYEELMRIAEEYKGKITIEERDEGTVIIMKDMAFFVPGSAILTVEAKELLGKIGRIIIEHTTNVLQVYGYADDQPLPPDSIYASNWHLSAARAASVVQFFTEELKRRRTVERLADIRAGRFDPEYFYDPKRFVPIGMGDWAIKNEIEAFRKSIELEKQTLADKLSRNEITYSQYVSEVNKLDRQFDEKLRELRALYRRIDILIKREKAK; encoded by the coding sequence ATGCCAAGAAAAAAGAAGGCCATGGAAGCACCTAAAGCAAATTGGTTGACAACTTATTCGGACATGGTGACGCTGCTTTTGACGTTTTTTGTGCTTTTATTTGCGATGTCAACGATAAGCCCTGGTAAGTTTCAACAAATCGTAGTTGGTTTAAGGACAGCATTGACCGGTATGCCACCAAGTGTTTTAACTGGTGGCAAATCAATGGCTGAGGAACCGCTTGTTACTTCTAGAAGAGGAGTTTACGAAGAATTGATGAGGATAGCCGAGGAATACAAGGGAAAAATAACGATAGAAGAACGTGATGAAGGAACAGTTATCATAATGAAGGACATGGCTTTTTTCGTTCCTGGAAGCGCGATTTTAACGGTTGAAGCCAAAGAACTTTTAGGAAAAATAGGAAGAATAATTATTGAACATACTACAAATGTCTTGCAGGTATACGGTTATGCGGATGATCAACCGCTTCCACCTGATTCAATATATGCCTCAAACTGGCATTTGAGTGCTGCAAGGGCTGCAAGTGTTGTACAATTTTTTACAGAGGAGTTAAAGCGGCGTAGAACGGTGGAAAGATTAGCTGACATTAGGGCTGGTAGGTTTGACCCAGAGTACTTTTACGATCCAAAAAGGTTTGTTCCAATAGGAATGGGAGATTGGGCGATAAAAAATGAAATAGAGGCATTTAGAAAATCGATTGAACTTGAAAAGCAAACTTTGGCCGATAAATTATCCAGAAACGAAATAACTTACAGTCAATACGTCAGCGAAGTGAACAAACTCGATAGACAATTCGATGAAAAACTTCGTGAACTTAGGGCTTTGTACAGAAGAATAGATATTCTTATAAAACGTGAAAAGGCAAAGTAG
- a CDS encoding flagellar basal body-associated FliL family protein: MPDEVQQEKKKGGLGSILGMIIIPAVVAFGATFAVLFVLGSNVLPSKKTDQQLTPVPVEIKAVIIQPGTYQTFMLKGGKEVAVIDSLTVTVASDACRATIAERHDRIMDGLMLIFLSKERSELNTVAGIELLKKQIRSMINEVTGFTGDRERLGVIGVYLYIKAISSVE, from the coding sequence ATGCCTGATGAAGTTCAACAGGAAAAGAAAAAAGGTGGTTTGGGATCTATTTTGGGGATGATAATCATCCCGGCAGTAGTTGCCTTTGGAGCAACTTTTGCTGTCTTGTTTGTGCTTGGAAGCAACGTTTTGCCATCAAAGAAAACCGACCAACAGTTAACACCTGTTCCTGTTGAAATAAAAGCTGTGATTATCCAACCTGGTACTTATCAAACCTTTATGTTAAAGGGTGGGAAAGAAGTTGCGGTGATAGATTCACTTACAGTTACAGTTGCAAGTGATGCATGTCGAGCAACGATAGCTGAACGCCACGATCGAATAATGGATGGTTTGATGCTTATATTTTTGAGCAAAGAAAGGTCAGAGCTAAACACTGTCGCTGGCATTGAACTTTTGAAAAAGCAAATAAGATCGATGATCAATGAGGTTACTGGATTTACGGGAGATCGCGAAAGACTTGGAGTCATTGGTGTTTATCTTTACATAAAAGCCATCAGTTCTGTTGAATAG
- the fliM gene encoding flagellar motor switch protein FliM — MSDILSQEEIDRLLQAVASGQISVEEIKKEEEKKKVKLYDFKRPSKFSKEHIRVFDMIHENFARALSTYLSGRVRTFANVTLASIDQVPYEEFVRSLPSPSFIVVFSAPEFVGSGVFEMNLELFYTILDLILGGPGIPAVKRTPSDIEISIMRKEVMNMLTTLAQAWSEIYNFSPSIESIENNPLFVQIAPATEMVLLVSLVTTVGKTEGFINICWPSSLVEPFLDKLTSRMWFAAKRPEKVGEFSKELKSNVMNMKVTVSAVLGQAILNVGEILDLEVGDVIRLDTHVGDDITVYVQDKPKFTAQPGVYKDRKAVKITGLISQEVEFHEQQ; from the coding sequence GTGTCTGATATCTTGAGCCAAGAGGAAATAGATAGACTTTTGCAAGCCGTCGCATCTGGACAAATATCTGTTGAGGAAATAAAGAAAGAGGAAGAGAAGAAAAAAGTAAAGCTGTACGACTTTAAGCGCCCAAGCAAGTTCTCAAAAGAACACATCAGAGTTTTTGATATGATTCATGAAAACTTTGCCAGGGCTTTGTCGACGTACTTGTCAGGGCGTGTGCGTACTTTTGCAAATGTCACCCTTGCTTCAATAGATCAGGTACCTTATGAAGAGTTTGTAAGGTCTTTGCCAAGCCCATCGTTCATCGTTGTCTTCTCTGCACCTGAGTTTGTCGGAAGTGGAGTTTTTGAGATGAATTTAGAGCTATTTTACACCATTCTTGATTTGATTTTGGGTGGACCAGGAATTCCAGCAGTCAAGAGAACCCCTTCGGACATAGAGATATCCATCATGAGAAAAGAAGTTATGAACATGCTCACAACGTTGGCGCAAGCGTGGAGTGAAATATATAACTTTTCCCCTTCAATAGAGAGTATAGAAAACAACCCGTTGTTCGTTCAGATCGCGCCGGCGACAGAGATGGTTTTGCTTGTTTCTTTGGTTACAACTGTTGGTAAAACAGAGGGATTCATAAACATTTGTTGGCCATCTTCTTTGGTTGAGCCATTTTTGGATAAGTTGACATCCAGAATGTGGTTTGCAGCTAAAAGGCCAGAGAAGGTCGGGGAGTTTTCAAAAGAACTGAAATCCAACGTTATGAACATGAAAGTAACTGTTTCTGCTGTTTTGGGGCAAGCCATTTTAAACGTTGGAGAAATCTTAGACCTTGAAGTTGGAGATGTTATAAGGTTGGATACGCACGTTGGCGATGACATAACAGTTTATGTGCAGGATAAACCAAAGTTCACTGCACAACCTGGTGTGTACAAAGATCGTAAGGCTGTGAAAATAACTGGCTTGATCAGCCAGGAGGTGGAATTCCATGAACAGCAGTGA
- the fliN gene encoding flagellar motor switch protein FliN: MNSSDFLSQEELDALLKSLSGELSDEDVNSVKEVLNIFMGAASSALSVIVGRDVSFSIDNVFQKPLEDFLKELTDEMVIAEIKLAEGIKGDFATLIPVSLGIKIANMMMGGLEEPAVGELDEIRLSALQETFNQIVSAGVTELSTKTKKKISVESIKLSIVKKQEQAKLTFNPAEILTIASGGLTINGSKSSYFVLAPFLFFKNIYNTIHAKAEEKKPKQEEKVKVQPVQFQSFEEPKQKVVAEPSELQSKLELLYDVPLKVVVELGRARLTLKQVLELGVGSLIELDKLTGEPVDILVNGRLIARGEVVVIDESFGVRITEIVSPKQRLYSIRETNGL, from the coding sequence ATGAACAGCAGTGATTTTTTAAGCCAAGAAGAACTCGATGCGCTTTTGAAAAGTTTATCGGGTGAGTTGAGTGATGAAGATGTTAATAGCGTCAAAGAGGTTTTGAATATATTCATGGGAGCGGCTAGTTCGGCTTTGTCAGTCATTGTAGGAAGGGATGTTTCTTTTTCCATTGATAATGTTTTTCAAAAACCGCTTGAAGATTTTCTAAAGGAACTTACAGATGAAATGGTTATAGCCGAGATAAAATTGGCAGAAGGTATAAAAGGAGATTTTGCCACTTTGATTCCCGTAAGCCTTGGGATAAAGATTGCCAACATGATGATGGGAGGTTTAGAAGAACCTGCGGTTGGTGAGTTGGATGAAATTAGACTGAGTGCTTTGCAGGAGACTTTCAACCAAATAGTCAGTGCCGGTGTTACAGAACTTTCAACCAAAACTAAAAAGAAGATAAGCGTTGAGAGCATAAAACTTTCGATCGTTAAAAAACAAGAGCAGGCAAAGCTTACCTTCAATCCGGCTGAGATTCTAACCATCGCTTCCGGTGGATTGACCATAAATGGTTCAAAGTCTTCTTATTTTGTCCTTGCGCCGTTTTTGTTCTTCAAGAACATTTACAACACCATTCATGCAAAGGCTGAGGAGAAAAAACCAAAGCAGGAAGAAAAAGTTAAGGTTCAGCCTGTTCAATTTCAAAGCTTTGAAGAACCAAAACAAAAAGTTGTTGCTGAACCATCAGAACTTCAAAGTAAACTCGAGCTGCTTTACGATGTCCCACTGAAGGTTGTCGTAGAACTTGGAAGAGCCAGGCTCACTTTAAAGCAGGTTTTGGAGTTGGGAGTTGGCTCTTTGATAGAACTTGACAAATTAACGGGAGAACCCGTTGATATACTTGTCAACGGAAGGCTTATAGCTCGAGGAGAAGTAGTTGTTATCGATGAAAGTTTTGGTGTTAGAATAACTGAAATAGTCAGTCCAAAGCAAAGATTGTATTCGATAAGGGAGACAAACGGGCTTTGA
- a CDS encoding MBL fold metallo-hydrolase, translated as MIQKINDNIIVIGLDASSNVTIVIFQEGIIIVDTSLFPEKASKIRQFVENTIKKPILYVVNTHYHPDHCFGNAAFEDLQIISSAQTANNMTLMDQHYLENLPKIEKIVVPQVTFVEEWMDKRVLVKLVGGHTPDSSIVYVPSQKLLIAGDLIFNNLHAEIVPDSDLNQWLQVLESLKKYKIQYVVPGHGPVSGESCIEEMKKYLLKILRMIEGKITYKDLLNDPNFEKRKFPELFSWAIDNLLKQRVK; from the coding sequence ATGATACAGAAAATCAACGACAACATAATTGTAATAGGCTTAGATGCGTCCTCCAATGTGACGATAGTCATCTTTCAAGAAGGAATAATAATTGTTGACACATCGCTTTTTCCGGAAAAGGCATCGAAAATAAGGCAGTTTGTTGAAAACACGATAAAAAAACCCATACTCTACGTTGTCAACACGCACTATCATCCTGATCATTGCTTTGGTAACGCAGCATTTGAAGATCTTCAAATAATTTCTTCAGCTCAAACTGCAAACAATATGACACTGATGGATCAGCATTACTTAGAAAATCTGCCAAAGATTGAAAAAATCGTCGTTCCACAAGTAACCTTCGTTGAAGAATGGATGGATAAACGCGTGCTGGTAAAACTAGTTGGTGGTCATACTCCAGATTCATCCATTGTTTATGTTCCATCACAAAAACTGTTAATAGCAGGGGATTTGATTTTCAACAATCTGCACGCAGAAATAGTGCCAGACAGCGATCTGAATCAATGGCTGCAAGTTCTTGAATCTTTGAAGAAGTACAAGATTCAATACGTTGTTCCTGGTCATGGACCAGTGTCAGGCGAGAGTTGCATTGAAGAAATGAAAAAATACCTTCTGAAGATATTGAGAATGATAGAAGGCAAGATCACTTACAAAGATCTTTTGAATGATCCAAATTTTGAAAAAAGAAAATTCCCAGAACTCTTTTCTTGGGCGATAGACAACTTACTCAAACAAAGGGTAAAATGA
- a CDS encoding polysaccharide pyruvyl transferase family protein gives MKTAFVFGYYGYGNVGDELLCKATLKLLEEAGFHKIYLAVPKERVNDYTSKLVKPVDRFSPFAVIKAITKSSVVVCGGGGIFQDETSFRSLLYYSSIVFLSILLRKPVILLGNSFGPLKRKSSRFLVKSFLASRKVYVFARDPVSYRYARMVGKNVYQGTDLAVLAFDFDPDFQSSSNWICFCVKKPMDLSHLVNVIEEKVGKENVVITAFSEEDEEVSLQIASKHNLKYVEDPIKAVLSSRLVVSQRMHASLLAAYYGIPFISLNNSKANRFMKKYLPKYEGYLKEDEVEVALAVVKLLDKKIDVAKQMMNDAKDMAERFKKLLKVLCK, from the coding sequence TTGAAAACGGCATTTGTTTTTGGATATTACGGTTACGGCAACGTTGGAGATGAACTTTTGTGTAAGGCAACGCTGAAACTTCTTGAGGAAGCAGGATTTCACAAGATTTATCTTGCTGTTCCAAAAGAAAGAGTAAACGATTATACAAGCAAATTGGTAAAGCCTGTGGATAGGTTCTCACCCTTTGCAGTGATCAAAGCCATAACAAAAAGTAGTGTTGTAGTTTGTGGCGGCGGAGGAATTTTTCAAGACGAAACAAGTTTTAGAAGTCTTCTTTATTACTCTTCAATAGTCTTTCTTTCAATCTTGCTTCGAAAACCAGTCATTCTACTTGGTAATAGCTTTGGTCCTTTGAAAAGGAAAAGTTCAAGGTTTCTTGTGAAAAGTTTTCTGGCCAGCCGAAAAGTTTACGTTTTTGCGAGAGATCCTGTGAGCTATAGGTACGCAAGAATGGTTGGAAAGAATGTTTATCAAGGGACTGATCTTGCCGTCCTTGCCTTTGATTTTGATCCGGATTTTCAATCAAGCTCAAATTGGATTTGTTTTTGCGTAAAAAAACCAATGGATTTGAGTCATCTCGTGAACGTGATTGAAGAAAAGGTGGGCAAAGAAAACGTTGTCATCACGGCGTTCAGCGAGGAGGACGAGGAAGTTTCACTGCAAATTGCATCGAAACACAATTTGAAATACGTGGAAGACCCAATAAAAGCCGTGCTTTCTTCAAGGTTGGTTGTTTCTCAAAGGATGCACGCAAGTTTGTTGGCTGCCTACTATGGTATTCCATTTATAAGTTTGAACAACAGTAAAGCAAACAGGTTTATGAAGAAATACTTGCCGAAGTACGAAGGCTATCTAAAAGAGGATGAAGTGGAAGTAGCTTTGGCGGTGGTGAAATTGCTTGACAAAAAAATCGATGTGGCAAAGCAAATGATGAACGATGCCAAAGACATGGCGGAAAGGTTCAAAAAACTTTTGAAAGTTTTATGTAAGTGA
- a CDS encoding ROK family transcriptional regulator: MPAPAMRKQNKQQVLLTIFKKKECSREQLALETKLSLSTLSYILRELTEEQLVTAITLPKSRGRPMQLYRIKPDAWFSIGVKVGREEVRGTLFNALMQNIHTYSVRIMAEMRNNAGYSKAIKEVVENLICEKLLCVGICSSGIVDEKSIIVSHLMNVRNLNVAELLSQMNIENFVLMNDVDALSYAISNIGETNFLVLTYGTGIGASYYKFGKAQHIEIGHSIVSKTGKCYCGQVGCLEYHASEYAVLKAFLNKNFSFEDFAANEEEKYRDKINELRELSKSDFERVRSFYEPAFRLLSLVIGNLLLILKPSKVFFLGEGLTNVEMIKLMKNHVETNFNKEFVNSVVFETANANWEFGVALAGFHKFLHKLVR, encoded by the coding sequence TTGCCTGCGCCGGCAATGAGAAAACAAAACAAGCAACAGGTACTTTTGACCATATTCAAGAAAAAAGAGTGCTCTAGGGAACAACTTGCTTTAGAGACGAAACTGTCTTTGAGTACTCTCAGTTATATTTTGAGAGAACTTACGGAAGAACAACTTGTAACAGCTATAACTCTCCCCAAATCTCGAGGTAGACCAATGCAACTGTACCGAATAAAGCCCGACGCATGGTTCTCCATAGGAGTAAAGGTTGGAAGAGAGGAAGTCAGGGGAACTCTTTTCAACGCTCTGATGCAAAATATTCACACTTACTCTGTCAGAATAATGGCAGAGATGAGAAACAACGCAGGTTATTCGAAGGCGATCAAAGAAGTGGTAGAAAACCTTATATGCGAAAAATTGTTGTGTGTGGGGATCTGTTCGAGTGGTATAGTTGATGAAAAAAGCATTATTGTTTCTCACTTGATGAATGTAAGAAACTTGAACGTAGCTGAATTATTATCCCAAATGAATATTGAAAATTTTGTTCTCATGAACGATGTTGATGCGTTAAGTTATGCCATATCTAACATAGGAGAAACAAATTTTCTTGTACTCACATATGGAACAGGAATAGGTGCAAGTTACTACAAATTTGGAAAGGCACAGCACATAGAAATCGGGCATTCAATTGTTTCAAAAACTGGAAAGTGTTACTGTGGACAAGTTGGCTGTTTAGAGTATCATGCGTCGGAATACGCCGTCTTAAAAGCATTCTTGAATAAGAACTTTTCATTCGAAGATTTCGCAGCCAACGAGGAAGAAAAATACCGAGATAAAATCAACGAACTTAGGGAACTTTCCAAAAGTGACTTTGAAAGGGTAAGAAGTTTTTACGAACCAGCTTTTCGTTTGCTTTCTTTAGTCATTGGTAACCTTTTGCTAATTTTAAAGCCATCGAAGGTTTTCTTTCTTGGAGAAGGTTTGACAAACGTTGAGATGATTAAACTGATGAAAAACCACGTTGAAACCAACTTCAACAAAGAATTCGTAAACTCCGTGGTTTTCGAAACAGCAAACGCAAACTGGGAATTTGGGGTAGCCTTGGCTGGTTTTCACAAGTTTTTGCACAAACTCGTACGATAG
- a CDS encoding glycosyltransferase yields MKVVLKERSVDEYKPIIGDQVEKIKQLADPLKGLRIVHVNATAFGGGVAEILQNLVPLMRSVGLDAQWHALEAPNDFFNVTKKFHNTLQGAEIEIADTEWDLYEKVCEQNSHMVEDNYDVIIIHDPQPAAIKKFAKVNSSTKWIWRCHIDLSTPNQVVWSKFSSYVKDYDRLIFHLSEYFPKDLASKCVAFPPSIDPLSDKNKELDKDFCFKVLERLGIDPTRPLITVVARFDPWKDLFSAIDVYRIVKKTIPEVQLAIVSAMASDDPEGWIFFERVARYAGTDKDIHFCTNLNGVGNLEVNAIQRSTTVALHTATREGFGLVISEALYKEVPVVARPVGGVKIQIRHGETGYLAWDVEELARYVVELVKDETKRKTMGIAGGKDVIEKFIITANLTNYLKLLNSIMYYRS; encoded by the coding sequence GTGAAAGTGGTTTTAAAAGAAAGAAGTGTTGATGAATACAAACCTATCATCGGTGATCAAGTTGAAAAAATCAAGCAGTTGGCTGATCCTTTGAAAGGTTTAAGGATTGTCCATGTGAACGCAACTGCATTCGGTGGAGGAGTGGCTGAAATTCTTCAAAACCTTGTTCCTCTGATGAGATCTGTTGGTCTTGACGCTCAATGGCACGCGTTGGAAGCTCCAAACGACTTTTTCAACGTGACTAAGAAGTTTCACAACACGCTTCAGGGAGCTGAAATTGAAATTGCCGATACCGAATGGGATCTGTACGAAAAAGTTTGTGAACAAAATTCCCACATGGTAGAAGACAACTACGATGTGATTATTATTCACGATCCTCAGCCAGCTGCGATAAAAAAGTTTGCAAAAGTCAATTCTTCCACAAAGTGGATTTGGCGCTGCCATATCGACCTGTCCACACCAAATCAAGTAGTCTGGTCAAAATTCAGCAGTTACGTGAAAGATTACGACAGGTTGATATTCCACCTTTCAGAATATTTCCCGAAAGATCTTGCCTCAAAATGTGTGGCATTTCCACCGAGTATAGATCCCTTGAGCGACAAGAACAAAGAACTCGATAAAGATTTTTGCTTTAAAGTTCTCGAAAGGCTTGGCATAGATCCAACAAGACCTTTGATCACAGTTGTAGCACGGTTCGATCCCTGGAAAGATCTTTTCTCGGCGATAGACGTCTATAGAATAGTTAAGAAAACCATACCTGAGGTTCAACTTGCAATAGTTTCCGCAATGGCATCCGATGATCCGGAAGGTTGGATTTTCTTTGAAAGGGTTGCAAGGTATGCAGGAACCGACAAAGACATTCATTTCTGCACCAACTTGAACGGTGTGGGAAATTTGGAAGTCAACGCAATTCAAAGATCAACAACTGTGGCGCTTCATACTGCAACCAGAGAGGGCTTCGGATTGGTGATAAGTGAGGCTTTGTACAAGGAGGTTCCTGTTGTGGCAAGACCTGTTGGTGGAGTAAAGATCCAAATCAGACACGGTGAAACAGGATACCTTGCTTGGGATGTTGAAGAGCTTGCAAGGTATGTTGTAGAACTTGTAAAGGATGAAACAAAAAGAAAAACCATGGGTATTGCTGGTGGGAAAGATGTGATAGAAAAATTCATTATAACGGCTAATCTTACCAATTATCTGAAACTTTTAAATAGCATAATGTATTATCGATCTTGA
- a CDS encoding carbohydrate ABC transporter permease — protein MKKKIILTMIAWIIGLIWILPFVGLLMTATRPMSELMRGWWRFDSFTFTWKNFAGAWNHPTASLKNGVVNSLMVAVPATVIPLLIATMAGYGFSRYKFRFKKSLFVLVVITLALPQQTIAVPIFQMMNFLGLIDSYLGLVIVHTAWGIPWITFFMRNFFYTVPKEMEEAARIDGANDIQTFFRIILPIALPAIGSACALQFTWVWSDFFLALILVYSPNKLLATQRIPLMRGVYHVDWGLLASASIMVMIVPIIVYLLLQKYYIRGMIGWSLK, from the coding sequence ATGAAGAAAAAAATTATTTTGACTATGATCGCATGGATCATTGGGTTGATTTGGATTTTGCCTTTCGTTGGACTCTTGATGACAGCCACTCGCCCTATGAGTGAACTTATGAGAGGTTGGTGGCGATTTGATTCTTTCACGTTCACATGGAAAAATTTCGCCGGAGCTTGGAATCACCCAACCGCTTCCTTGAAGAACGGCGTGGTCAATTCCCTTATGGTTGCAGTACCTGCAACAGTAATTCCACTTCTGATAGCAACTATGGCAGGTTACGGATTTTCAAGATACAAATTCCGCTTTAAGAAAAGTCTTTTTGTGCTTGTTGTTATAACGCTTGCCTTACCACAGCAAACGATAGCTGTCCCAATCTTTCAAATGATGAACTTCCTTGGGTTAATTGACAGTTACCTTGGTTTGGTGATTGTTCATACAGCTTGGGGAATACCGTGGATAACCTTTTTCATGAGAAATTTCTTCTACACGGTACCAAAGGAAATGGAGGAAGCCGCAAGGATCGATGGAGCAAATGATATACAGACATTCTTCAGGATAATACTGCCAATTGCCCTACCGGCAATTGGTTCTGCGTGCGCTTTGCAGTTCACATGGGTTTGGAGCGATTTCTTCCTTGCGCTGATATTGGTTTACTCTCCAAACAAGCTGCTTGCAACACAACGAATACCTTTGATGCGTGGTGTTTACCACGTGGATTGGGGATTACTTGCATCGGCATCGATAATGGTCATGATAGTTCCGATAATCGTCTATTTGTTGCTGCAAAAATATTACATACGAGGCATGATCGGTTGGTCACTTAAGTGA
- a CDS encoding carbohydrate ABC transporter permease, with protein sequence MKARKRYVLFFLLPAVLMLLTFVVYPVIRTVVYSFLDQDGNFVGLKNYVQVILSREIIDTRGFSRGFPLGALLHNLLWIGIHLPMTVGIGLLLAVLLRNVYGGTVIKAVIFLGMVMPMIVGGVMINFIFDRNLGIVNGILSLFGLPTKTWTAHPDSALLSLIFGSVWLWTGFSVVLYSAGLETIPKDIYEAAQLDGASSFTIFRRITVPLLRPITVVVATMTLLWELKVFDIVYVATMGGPGGASNVLALQMYVYAFRAFDFNRAAVVAVLLALSTLAASFALLKSVRDET encoded by the coding sequence ATGAAAGCACGAAAAAGATATGTTCTGTTCTTTCTCCTACCAGCTGTTTTGATGCTACTTACATTCGTTGTATATCCGGTTATAAGAACTGTAGTATACAGCTTTCTGGATCAAGACGGGAACTTTGTTGGATTGAAGAACTATGTACAAGTCATCCTCAGCCGTGAAATAATCGATACAAGGGGCTTTTCCAGGGGCTTTCCCCTGGGGGCCCTTTTGCACAATCTTTTGTGGATAGGTATACATCTACCGATGACCGTTGGAATAGGTTTACTTTTAGCGGTCTTACTCAGAAATGTGTACGGTGGAACCGTTATCAAAGCTGTTATCTTCCTCGGAATGGTTATGCCAATGATAGTCGGTGGTGTTATGATCAATTTCATTTTCGACAGAAACCTTGGAATTGTCAACGGTATTCTTAGTCTTTTTGGACTACCAACAAAAACTTGGACCGCTCATCCAGATAGCGCACTTCTATCGCTCATCTTTGGATCTGTTTGGCTATGGACTGGTTTTTCTGTTGTTCTTTACTCCGCAGGCCTTGAAACAATACCAAAAGACATCTACGAAGCTGCACAACTAGATGGAGCATCTTCTTTTACCATCTTTAGGAGAATAACAGTGCCTCTGTTAAGACCCATCACAGTGGTAGTTGCCACGATGACTTTGCTTTGGGAACTGAAGGTCTTCGATATAGTTTACGTTGCAACCATGGGCGGACCAGGCGGTGCCTCAAACGTCTTGGCATTGCAGATGTATGTTTACGCATTCAGAGCTTTTGATTTCAACAGAGCGGCTGTTGTTGCGGTTTTACTAGCCTTGTCCACTCTTGCCGCAAGCTTCGCTCTTCTCAAGTCTGTGAGGGATGAAACATGA